The Aquila chrysaetos chrysaetos chromosome 17, bAquChr1.4, whole genome shotgun sequence region CTCCTCCGAGTCAGAAATGGCCGCCAAGGCCAACCGGCCCGTGTCGGGCTGGGGGCAGGCGCTGCCGCAGCACGGGCAGGAACGGGGGGCTGCCATGGGAAGCGCCCTGCAACCGCCGCGGCACGCCGCCCggggccccgcccccgccggtGCCTGCGCGGCGGCACGACGGGGCCTcagcggggagcggcggcggctgctgcgcCCGCCCCGCCTGCGAGGAGGCTGCCAAGAGGCCGCGGCACCTCCACGGCCACGCCGCGGTGAGCCTTGCGAGGCTAAACCCGCCCCGTACCGCCTTACCGccgctctcccttcccttccccgccggccccagccccggccccggtcccgccAGACGGCGCAGAGCCCCGTCGCCCCGGGAGGCGGGGCATCCCACGGCCCTGCCCACCCGGTCTGCTCCTCCCCTCGCAGCCGGAGGTGATTGGCGTTTCTGCCGATCAATCTGATGGCAGGCCGTCGGCCGCCGCGGTTTGCCAGACCCAGAAGGCTGGAGTGGCAGCGCCGCCGACCAATAAAGGGTCGCCGTGCCGGTGCGCCTTCCCACCGGCGGGACGCAGCGCGCGGAGGCTGAACCAAGATGGCGGTAGCGGGCAAAGGAGCGGTGTCTGCCGCAGTGAAGCCGATCTTCAGCCGGGACCTGGGCGAGGCGAAGCGGCGCGTGAGGGAGCTGTACCGGGCCTGGTACCGGGAGGTGCCCAACGCGGGTGAGGGGCGCGGAGCCCGCCACGCATGCGCGGGCGGGACCGCGAGCTCAAGGTCGTAACGGCCACCCCGCAACCGTTGGGTTCTTAAAGGGCCCGTCGGGGGGTGCCGGTcaccccggggcggggggggggggggtatgtgtgtgtgtgtgtgtcctgcctccccccaccGCTGCCCCGGGGCCGGTGGACGCGGTTGCTGGGGGCCGTCCAGCGGCTGCGGCGGCTCCCCAGTGCAGCACaggcccgccgccccccgggaGGCGGAACCCCGGCCTCCTCGGGCCTTTCCTGCCACTTGGCTTTCCGAGCtaagcagaagagaaaactaGCCTTAATTTCGCAGAACGGGGGCGTGTGACAGGATTGCCTGCCCCATAAAACCGCACCGCGGCTGTGGGGTTCACTCGCTTTCAGTCAGTCACGTCAGTGAAGCCGGCGGGGGCTGCAAGAACAAACGACTGTGCAGCGTGTTGTGGCGTTGAGCTGCACGTTgtccatggaaaaaaagaaaagcagtaaaggTGACCTCTGTGGGTGTCTGTTTTTCGTAGTACACCTATACCAGCTGGACATCACGGTGAAACAGGGGCGCAACAAGGTGCGGGAGATGTTCATGAAGAACGCCCACGTTACAGATCCACGGGTGATAGACATGCTGGTTATTAAGGTACAGACAAGTTACGTTTTGTTGAAGCTGCAGACAATGTGAGAGTGGGTAATTGGTGGTGAGTGTGACGGAGGAGAGGGTCAGTTTTTTATTTCGGCTTGTGCTATGGAGGAGTTGTCTCTTGCAATCCAGGTTGGTTTATCCCTGTCAGCAAACCTGTTAAGGGATCAAGCTGCTTCTGCATGCAGAGGAGTAGGGTCTTAACTCACCTACGTCAGAGTTGCTAGAATATGGATTTCCGCCACTCGGTGTACTGGCTCTTCCAGTTTGCACATGTTTAAAAGAGGAAGTCTATGGCAAGCAAAACGGTAGCTTAAATACCAagtttgttgttgcttttttttagaaaacaatggCAAtcaaagaaaggggaaaaagatgcTGCTAGCTAGTTGACTGttaaaaattgtctttctaCTCCCTACAGTTCTCCCTTAGATTGGGATGTGGTTTTCTTCACCAATTCCGAAACATACATTAGAGGGCCAGTACTTGGGGGGAGGCTGGCTTTGGGTGGCAAAATGCCCCAGCTCTAACACATCTGGTTATGCCTCAGGCCTGAGAGACCTGTCTGGTTCAAAGCAGTAATCAGCATACCAAGAGTGGGGCAAGGCTTCAAAATGGGTCTGAGCAACAATAACTGACCTCTGCAGTTCTAGTGCATTAGAAAGCTTCCAGCCAAGGACTGGCGTGCTCACCTGTtgtatttcttgcatttcaagACAGTTAGTCTGTCTCTTACATGATGAAAATAATCTGGAAACAGAATCCTAGATAACACGATAGGTCACAATTCCAGGCAGTCTCATTTTGCCCCATGCTGCCATACTCCAAAACCAGTACAATAATTCATAGTCTGGAGCGTCACGAAGAAGTTACGTTTAATATCTCTGTTGTGGTGATACTGGTGCAAAGCACTCAGCTGTAAAACTAAGTAAAATTGCTGCTAACTTGCcgctattaaaaaaaaattaaatagaggCACATGGAAGTTAGGAATGTTATGTAGAATTTTATGGGGGTGCCGGTCatgagagaaacaaaacaggttCTAAGAATGGGGCAGGGTCCCTTGCCTGTTCCTCAGGGCTGggaagctgtgctgcagagacaaGTGACTTGTTAATATAGGACATGAAGCAATGAAGTCACAAGGCAGGAACAGTATATATGTTTGTGTCACAGTTCAGGCCATGCAAGTAGTCTTTAGGAGTACAGAATTGTTGATGCAGCTGTCTTAAGGGTGTTTCTAAGTGCATTTAAATAACTTTCATAGGGCTGTATAGTTAGATTCGGGCTCTAACTGAGAACTGGTCTAAAATTCTTCTGTCTCTGCGCAGGGAAAAATGGATCTTCAAGAAACCATTCAGGTATGGAAGCAGAGGACACACATCATGAGGTATTTCCATGAGACGGAGACCCCACGACCTAAAGACTTTCTGTCCAAATTCTATGCGGGCCACGATCCCTGAGAGATTGACTCTGTGTCTTTCTGCCTTATATTACAAATAAAGTTCtatacagtagaaaaaaaaatctgtacagaAAGATCATATGGCACATTAGGAGCATAATGACTAACTCTGAATCCAGAGTGTGTACGAGTTGTTATGATCTATATGAAGAGCTGTGATTTCCTAGTTTTGCCAATGTATGTCTTCAGTGGATGGAGTTTGTCCCATCATTTGCCCTGGAGCGTCAGCTGAATAACCACAACGCAACCTGGCTGTGGGGCTTTCTGCTTAGCCTGCAGCCCTGTGTGTAGGTGTTAGGTCTGTGGAAGAAAGAGTGGGGCTTCAGAGAAGCCAGTGTAGTTGCAGAAATTTCTTGTGCTTGAGGCCCATCTGTATTCATGCAGTGTTTTGCAATTTCATGCCATGACATTGTTGATCCTGTGTTTTTTACTTGGACGCTAGTCTCTGTTTACTTCCTCACAGAGAATGGTGTAAGATCCAATAGGCAAATAAAGCCCTTTGTGCAGTAAAAAGACCAGGAGAGTCCGTTACCctgctgtaaaatgaaattacctggaaaaattttttttggtaCTGTTTTCTAGAATAGGGAGGCTCTGTAAGAGCTTCTGATGCCTAGCAGATGGTGTCCTACCATGACCTCCTTAACTGAATCAGGAATAGTAGCTCCCTTTTGAGAAGGGTCAGGAGAATGTGTTCTTTCACCAGTCAGAATGGGTTTTCAGCAGGTAACTTGGTGCTGGATCTTGCCCCATGTGTGATCAGCATTGAATCTTTGTAGTATGCTCAAACTTCTTTTTATCCTTGCCTAAATACTGGGGCTTTCTTCCCCGTATGAGGACTGTAAAGCAGCACTCCTCAGGTTATGTGTACGTATGTGTAGCTAGGGGCTTTGGGGGTGGGATGTTTTTAAGGACAAGGTTGACACTGTCAGGAAGGGCCAGGACATATGGTGGGATAAAGCAGTGATAAGGAATTTGGTAGTATAGAAAACATGAGCAGGGATATGTTTGGCTCCCAAGAGCAGATGAGCTGGAGCAACCCCTTCTCAGGCAgctttggggaaggagggggcaaCTCAGAGTGACTCAAGAACCTGCCAGCTGCATTCAGCTACAGCTTTTGGGGCTACTTGGATTGCAGGCTCCCTTTGCTCTCAGTACCCATGCTGGAGAGTTACAGAGCAAACATCAAAAGCAGCGTCAAATAATAAGGGAGCAAATGTGGCTGTTTGAACTATATGCTGTGCTAATGTGTGCAACATTAAAAGAAACTCTTTAACAGCTATGTGAATACTGAAGGGGAAAGTGGGCAGTCAAGAAAAGAAGCCAGCTCTAGTGACCAGAAACCATGAGACACCAGGGCAAtgctggcttaaaaaaaaaaattaaaaaaaacaaaaaaaaaccaaaaaaaaccaaaccaaaaaccagctGCTCTGATGTGACTGAAGGTACTCTATGCATGCCCCAGCAGTAGAGAAGACCTTTTAAGTCTATTATACAAAGATTTAATTGCAATAGTAAACACTTCTATGTAAAGAAGAGTTGAAGTTCATATACagttgagaaaataaatatattaggGCTTATACAGAAGAAACTACTGAACCACCTAGAAAATACTAGGTACTTGGAGCCGGAGTGTTCAGAGATTAAATGCTATAAAACACATCCGCGAGTTAGTTTGCCTCTCATGATCTTAACCTTCTACCAAAACTACTCAAAACTTTTAACTCTGCAATGATAATACTGTATTTAATCCTCCATGAGATTAAATTAATGATATAGTCTCCATGAGATAGACCTACTAGGTTGTAAATCAGTGTTATGTGAACTGCAGTGCCAGTGTCAATATGCACTCCATTCTTTTAAGGGGGCTGCTGCTTCCTCTAGGATTCCTGAAATGTACTGTAGATAAGTCCTTTCTATAATTCAGTACTAATAGGAGGAAATAAATAGGAAGAGCGCCTCCTTACTGGAACAGATGTACGGCGGTAGAAAGGTTAAGACAGAAATGCTAGGACATAGGCACATCATCTATAAGAAGATGAGACCAAAGTCATACATCTCAATCTCTTCATCTTTAATTGTTTCCCGTACTGCTAATAAAAGGAATCCCAAGCAGTCTTTGATGAGGAGAGCCTGCAGGTGCAAGGATGCAGAGCCTATCAAGCACTTCCTTCAACCCTGATCTACAGATTTCCGTCATACAGACATGCGCAGGACACTCGCTGGCAAAGGGGATACAGAGCCCCCTGTCCCGTTCAGGAAGGACAAAACACAGGTGACATGTTGGAACCATTGCTTTGTCAATGGTTTTCTCCCTTCTGTTCTTCCATTATGGTTCTGCAAATAGAATAATAAGCTGTTACTCTTCAGATAGATACACTGTACTGAGCTCCAGTCCATACCCTCCCCCCGAACCACACACAATGGGGGTTTACATAAAAGGAGTTTCTAACAGGCCATTGCAGTCTTTACAGTcttttaattccttgtttttAGCTGCACAGCGCATGCTGGAAAATCCCGTTATCAAATGGAATACATCTACCAAACTGATTATAAAGCAACACTATTTACAACAACACTATTTACAACAATGTCTTTAAAACAGCTTCTTTGGTCTATAAAGAATCAAATACACCCAAACTCAAATCTTTACACAAGGGCAAGCCAAATGGAATACCATAAAATGGTGAAAAGTGTAGTGTAGTGTACTGCAGATAAAGGTAAATTATTTCCGCTCTTCCTTTATCCAGTGAGTCTGACTGGTCCAACTACTCCAGCGGTCAGTGTTGTAACAGCCACCAGACTGTTTGTTCTGACAGGTTCTGGAATTCTCTTAAATTGTCCACCTCTGTATCAGAATTTCATACCAATAAGtgattctcttttaaaatagttattctGTGAGTTAGCAGAAGACTTTTAAACAGGTAAACAGgtagaatagaatcatagaatcatttatgttggaaaagatgctcaagatcattgagtccagcTGTTAACCCtacactgccaagtccaccacaaaaccgtgtccctaagcaccacgtctacatgtcttttaagcacctccagggatggtgactcaaccacttccctgggcagcctgttccaatgcttgatagcccttttagtgaagaaatttttcctaatatgcaatctaaacctcccctggcacaacttgaggccatttcctcttgtcctattgcttgctacttgggaaaagagactgacccccacgtcgctacaccctcctttcaggtagttgtcGACAgagataaggtctcccctcagcctccttttctccaggctaaacagccccagttccctcagccgctcctcataagacttgtgctccagacccttcactGGCTTTGTTGGC contains the following coding sequences:
- the NDUFA6 gene encoding NADH dehydrogenase [ubiquinone] 1 alpha subcomplex subunit 6 translates to MAVAGKGAVSAAVKPIFSRDLGEAKRRVRELYRAWYREVPNAVHLYQLDITVKQGRNKVREMFMKNAHVTDPRVIDMLVIKGKMDLQETIQVWKQRTHIMRYFHETETPRPKDFLSKFYAGHDP